In the Acidovorax sp. A79 genome, one interval contains:
- a CDS encoding CBASS cGAMP synthase, with translation MLNLSALFYTEEEGQPCFLSNLNLSDWERSSIREARTEVRRTLKRNVPRIYKEKGYDGVPEPRFFTQGSWAYKTLNGPSQVPQQADIDDGCYLPIGFLSMTKRPKVAANVFFEVVLEALEPLTKERGWPIATKPTCIRIEISSTAHLDLPLYAIPDDEFETLAKAALTADFSDALSEEQERDLWEKLPTEKVMLAHRDLGWLHSDPRPIKDWFLDQVGVKGEQFRRVVRYLKAWRDWNWDEGGPSSILLMAAAAPLFERMVRREDEALLNVVRQMPLRLRQGVLNPVNPTESFTERLRRSNKEKDLLEEAAEKFQEFSNNLSATLAAGNASQGCTWMRQMVGGRFPDRPDMVKVTPAAAAAAGASASIAAAIASSPAMAGPEEIPDRTRAG, from the coding sequence ATGCTGAATCTGAGTGCACTGTTCTACACCGAGGAAGAAGGTCAGCCTTGTTTCTTATCCAACCTCAACCTATCCGACTGGGAGCGTTCTAGCATTCGGGAGGCAAGAACGGAAGTCCGCCGCACGCTCAAGCGCAACGTACCACGTATCTACAAGGAAAAAGGCTACGACGGGGTTCCCGAGCCTCGCTTTTTCACCCAAGGGTCCTGGGCATACAAGACTTTGAATGGTCCGAGTCAGGTGCCGCAGCAGGCGGACATCGACGATGGCTGCTACCTGCCCATTGGCTTTCTCTCGATGACAAAGCGGCCAAAAGTGGCCGCGAATGTTTTCTTCGAGGTCGTACTTGAGGCGCTGGAACCGCTTACGAAAGAGCGCGGGTGGCCAATAGCAACGAAGCCTACGTGCATACGTATCGAGATCAGTTCAACAGCGCACCTCGACCTGCCGCTCTATGCCATCCCAGACGACGAGTTTGAGACTTTGGCGAAGGCTGCACTGACCGCAGATTTCTCAGACGCGCTGAGTGAAGAGCAAGAGAGAGACCTGTGGGAAAAGTTACCCACGGAAAAGGTGATGCTGGCGCACCGCGACCTCGGCTGGCTCCACTCCGATCCTCGTCCCATAAAAGATTGGTTCCTCGACCAGGTCGGCGTGAAGGGCGAACAGTTCCGTCGCGTGGTTCGTTATCTCAAAGCTTGGCGCGACTGGAATTGGGACGAGGGCGGCCCAAGCTCGATTCTGCTTATGGCGGCAGCTGCGCCGCTCTTCGAGCGCATGGTGCGGCGGGAGGACGAGGCTCTGCTTAATGTTGTTCGCCAAATGCCTTTGAGGCTTCGCCAAGGTGTGTTGAATCCGGTCAATCCCACAGAGAGCTTCACAGAACGGCTCCGTCGGTCCAACAAAGAAAAGGACTTGCTGGAAGAAGCCGCCGAGAAGTTCCAGGAGTTCAGCAATAACCTCTCGGCGACTTTGGCAGCTGGCAATGCTTCGCAAGGCTGCACTTGGATGCGGCAGATGGTCGGAGGACGTTTTCCTGATCGCCCAGACATGGTCAAGGTCACACCAGCTGCAGCCGCAGCCGCTGGGGCATCCGCATCCATCGCTGCCGCCATTGCGTCCTCGCCAGCTATGGCGGGCCCTGAAGAGATTCCTGACCGGACTCGAGCCGGATGA
- a CDS encoding ThiF family adenylyltransferase — MRYSGVELPDLAEALKRKGFDYVRPLPSSAELEFIGTLKANGQEHPCRLLVPKALDDVPTIWLTHMEARLPLLRPHLSASGYLCYIAHGAHPFDSFSPIGQILGCIVRAERVLSSILRGEMVEDLADEFHAHWGELFCLSDVQPNSGKREYVFEVSKNGRSWYVLSDDKDRTDAKIKLTLGTSLELKTGLLLNRAKTASRPIPYQQDWPPKTVGELLNWQKSLDLDCAKDIERSLTAMTRVGAKKAVFTIESPKLTYGFSTTIPQLVRRKKKPVPVRAELYRQKIVPLLLYRIDNEYIAERNLPAGKTLIGMEILLVGCGTIGGYLADMLVKAGAGTGGGRLVLVDKDRLGPQNIGRHRLGLDAVFFPKVHALGTELSRISPGARIEGAFDDIKRVNPGKVSLVIDATGEQALSDWVTWKYLREAVVLTVWVEGAGLAVRGLLKDKANHACTRCISKLPLARQVQVFKEPTEVLLKGQGCEGLYVPFPASVSLQAAALGMEMVQAWVDGVAAPTLRTRVLVPGRELMTPDCTPLKVEGCPVCDT, encoded by the coding sequence ATGAGGTATTCCGGCGTTGAGTTGCCGGACCTCGCCGAAGCGCTCAAACGCAAGGGGTTTGACTACGTTCGCCCCCTTCCGTCGTCAGCGGAGCTAGAGTTCATCGGCACTTTGAAGGCGAATGGGCAAGAACACCCTTGTCGGCTGCTCGTGCCAAAGGCATTAGATGATGTACCCACCATCTGGTTGACCCATATGGAGGCGCGTCTCCCGTTGCTTCGTCCACATCTGAGCGCGTCGGGCTATCTTTGCTACATCGCACATGGTGCTCACCCATTTGACTCATTCAGCCCGATCGGCCAGATACTCGGCTGCATAGTTCGGGCAGAGCGGGTTTTGAGCTCCATCTTGCGCGGCGAGATGGTTGAAGACCTTGCTGATGAGTTTCATGCGCACTGGGGAGAGCTCTTCTGCCTATCAGACGTACAACCGAACAGCGGAAAGCGGGAGTACGTTTTTGAGGTGTCGAAGAATGGAAGGAGCTGGTACGTTCTTTCCGACGATAAAGATCGAACTGATGCCAAGATAAAGTTGACACTAGGTACCTCGCTTGAGCTCAAGACGGGTCTTCTTTTGAACCGAGCCAAGACGGCAAGTCGACCGATTCCGTATCAGCAAGACTGGCCTCCAAAGACTGTCGGGGAGCTACTGAATTGGCAGAAATCGCTTGACCTGGATTGCGCTAAAGACATCGAGCGTAGCCTCACGGCAATGACTCGCGTTGGAGCAAAAAAGGCGGTCTTCACCATCGAATCTCCGAAGCTCACCTACGGGTTCTCGACGACTATTCCTCAGCTAGTCCGGCGCAAAAAGAAGCCTGTTCCGGTTAGGGCTGAACTTTATCGTCAGAAGATTGTTCCGCTGCTCCTCTACCGCATCGACAACGAGTACATCGCGGAGAGGAATCTTCCGGCGGGGAAGACGCTGATTGGTATGGAAATTCTCCTCGTCGGATGTGGGACGATTGGCGGGTACTTGGCGGACATGTTGGTCAAGGCTGGCGCAGGGACAGGTGGCGGGCGGCTGGTTTTGGTTGACAAAGACAGACTAGGCCCTCAGAACATCGGCCGTCATCGACTGGGCCTGGATGCTGTCTTTTTTCCCAAGGTTCACGCACTAGGAACAGAACTTTCGCGCATCTCGCCAGGGGCGCGGATTGAAGGCGCATTCGATGACATAAAGAGGGTCAATCCGGGCAAGGTGTCTCTAGTGATAGACGCCACAGGTGAGCAAGCTTTATCCGATTGGGTGACTTGGAAATACCTGCGAGAGGCTGTCGTACTAACTGTCTGGGTCGAGGGTGCTGGACTTGCTGTTCGAGGGCTTTTGAAAGACAAAGCGAATCACGCCTGCACGCGTTGTATCAGCAAGCTCCCCTTGGCCAGGCAGGTGCAGGTGTTCAAAGAGCCGACAGAGGTGCTGTTGAAAGGGCAAGGGTGCGAAGGGCTTTACGTGCCATTTCCCGCTTCAGTGTCGTTGCAAGCCGCCGCGCTGGGTATGGAGATGGTCCAAGCTTGGGTCGATGGTGTTGCTGCCCCCACTTTGCGAACGCGAGTTTTGGTTCCAGGTCGCGAACTCATGACCCCTGACTGCACTCCGTTGAAAGTAGAAGGCTGTCCGGTGTGCGACACTTAA
- a CDS encoding Mov34/MPN/PAD-1 family protein, which yields MQIFAAHVQLRGRPESGGILLGTVHDNGLLVRIATQPSRHDKQSAYLFERMAFGHRAAARRHWRSSGGIVRYLGDWHTHPQDFPTPSGLDLEEWQKLARARKDERPTLSVIVGRKALHVEMMDKRGKRSPLSATHENL from the coding sequence ATGCAGATTTTCGCTGCTCACGTTCAGTTGCGCGGCCGCCCAGAAAGCGGCGGCATCTTGCTCGGAACCGTGCACGACAATGGACTGCTTGTGCGGATAGCCACGCAACCTTCACGTCACGACAAGCAGTCCGCATACCTCTTTGAACGCATGGCGTTTGGGCACCGCGCTGCCGCAAGAAGGCATTGGAGGTCCAGCGGCGGAATCGTTCGATATCTGGGTGATTGGCACACGCATCCACAAGATTTTCCGACTCCTTCCGGCCTTGACCTTGAAGAATGGCAGAAGCTCGCGCGAGCAAGAAAGGATGAGCGTCCCACTCTCTCTGTCATCGTCGGTCGTAAGGCCCTTCATGTGGAGATGATGGACAAACGAGGAAAGCGCAGCCCGCTATCGGCTACCCATGAGAACTTGTAG